One genomic segment of Bacteroides sp. includes these proteins:
- a CDS encoding outer membrane lipoprotein-sorting protein — MKTRNLFMLVLLMAPGVNALQAQGLSATEIVRKADEKFNGEESSYSLMAMTIIRPAWERTIEFKSWTLGKDHALALITAPAKEAGQTFLKRESEMWRWDPTISRLIKLPPSMMSQGWMGSDYTNDDILRESSIVKDYDHEIIGEERQGGRLCYKIRMTAREDASIVWGKQIQWIDKEEFLVLKAELYDEDGYLVRTETGSDIKVMDGRTITSRIELIPEEEPENRTIIEIREISFNIPLEESFFSQQNMQRVH; from the coding sequence ATGAAAACCAGAAATTTATTCATGTTGGTGTTGTTGATGGCTCCGGGTGTAAACGCCCTTCAGGCCCAGGGCCTGAGTGCCACGGAGATTGTCAGGAAGGCCGACGAGAAGTTTAACGGCGAGGAGAGCAGTTACAGCCTAATGGCGATGACCATTATCCGGCCGGCATGGGAGCGCACCATTGAATTTAAGAGCTGGACGCTTGGGAAAGATCATGCGCTGGCACTGATCACCGCCCCGGCCAAGGAAGCGGGGCAGACTTTCCTGAAACGGGAATCGGAGATGTGGCGGTGGGACCCCACCATCAGCAGGCTGATCAAGTTGCCCCCCTCCATGATGTCGCAGGGCTGGATGGGATCGGATTACACCAATGATGACATTTTAAGGGAGTCGTCCATTGTCAAGGACTATGACCATGAAATCATCGGCGAAGAGCGACAGGGCGGACGCTTATGCTATAAAATAAGAATGACTGCCCGGGAAGATGCTTCCATTGTTTGGGGAAAGCAGATCCAGTGGATCGACAAGGAAGAGTTCCTGGTCCTGAAAGCCGAATTGTACGATGAGGATGGTTACCTGGTGCGGACTGAAACTGGCAGTGACATTAAGGTCATGGATGGCAGGACGATTACTTCCCGGATTGAACTGATCCCGGAGGAAGAGCCCGAAAACCGGACCATTATTGAGATCAGGGAGATCAGCTTTAACATACCCCTTGAGGAAAGTTTTTTCTCCCAGCAGAATATGCAGAGAGTGCATTGA
- a CDS encoding FtsX-like permease family protein, with protein sequence MKEEFKIAWRNLWRNRRRTLITSASVFFAVFFAVIMRSIQLGSYDHMINNVIESFTGYLQVQHEKYQDSPSFDHSFEYNDSVVSGIEEIKQVVSVTPHIESFTLASSGMQTKGVVVMGIDPEKERQFSDPEQKLVKYRITEEAVANLRKGKKIPEDLLAQIEKSQGRSYSSSERLAMELELSPDGKETYLPVIQESTREENGYLSQDDDGILVSDKLSSFLKVELGDSVILMGQGYRGVSATGIFPVRGIIKIPSPDMDNKLVIMSLPAAQRLFDAEGRITSLVINLPDKSDRTIETARTSINKLLTDENTTTKTWYELNPILHQQIEGDNQSGMAMLMILYFIIFFGIFGTVLMMVSERKREFGVMVAIGMQKKKLKRIITIEMFLLGILGLAAGLLASTPVILYFYYNPYVLTGDIAQMMVDWGWDPLMPTAWFGSYFYWQAVIVALMVLLATIYPLRKIGKLEVVEALKA encoded by the coding sequence ATGAAAGAGGAATTTAAGATAGCCTGGCGGAACCTCTGGCGGAACCGTCGCCGCACGCTGATCACTTCGGCATCGGTTTTCTTTGCGGTATTCTTTGCCGTGATCATGCGGTCCATACAGCTGGGATCGTACGATCATATGATCAACAACGTTATTGAGTCGTTCACCGGGTATTTACAGGTTCAGCATGAAAAATACCAGGACAGTCCCTCCTTCGATCACTCATTTGAGTACAACGATTCGGTCGTTTCTGGCATAGAAGAAATAAAGCAAGTTGTTTCGGTTACCCCCCATATCGAATCCTTTACCCTGGCTTCGAGCGGGATGCAGACCAAGGGGGTCGTGGTGATGGGGATTGATCCCGAAAAGGAGCGACAATTCTCAGATCCGGAGCAAAAGCTGGTGAAGTACCGGATCACAGAAGAGGCGGTAGCCAACCTAAGGAAGGGAAAGAAAATCCCGGAAGACCTGCTTGCGCAAATAGAAAAAAGCCAGGGCCGTTCGTATTCGTCATCAGAACGCCTGGCCATGGAACTGGAACTTTCGCCAGATGGCAAGGAAACCTATTTACCGGTCATTCAGGAAAGTACCAGGGAAGAGAATGGTTATCTCAGCCAGGATGACGACGGGATCCTGGTATCGGACAAACTCTCCAGCTTCCTGAAAGTGGAGCTTGGGGATTCGGTGATTTTGATGGGACAGGGTTACCGGGGTGTTTCGGCGACGGGAATTTTCCCGGTAAGGGGAATCATCAAAATTCCCTCGCCCGACATGGACAACAAACTGGTGATCATGAGCCTCCCGGCGGCCCAAAGGCTCTTTGACGCGGAAGGCAGGATCACCTCGCTTGTTATTAACCTTCCGGATAAATCGGACCGCACCATTGAAACAGCCAGAACCAGCATAAACAAACTGCTGACGGATGAAAACACAACGACAAAGACCTGGTATGAACTGAACCCGATTCTGCACCAGCAAATAGAAGGCGACAACCAGTCGGGAATGGCCATGCTGATGATTCTTTATTTCATCATATTCTTTGGCATTTTTGGGACGGTATTGATGATGGTTTCGGAAAGAAAGCGTGAATTCGGGGTCATGGTAGCCATCGGGATGCAGAAAAAGAAACTGAAAAGGATCATTACCATTGAAATGTTTCTCCTGGGCATTCTGGGCCTGGCAGCCGGATTGCTGGCCAGCACACCGGTCATCCTGTACTTTTATTACAACCCCTATGTGCTGACTGGAGACATTGCACAAATGATGGTCGACTGGGGTTGGGACCCGCTGATGCCTACCGCCTGGTTTGGTTCCTATTTCTATTGGCAGGCGGTGATCGTGGCCCTGATGGTTTTACTGGCCACGATTTATCCCTTGAGGAAAATCGGCAAACTGGAAGTCGTTGAAGCATTAAAAGCCTAA
- a CDS encoding FtsX-like permease family protein — MIGSIAWKNVWRNKKRSLVVIIAVTLGIIAGVLLIGIVEGWGRQRLQGAVYNEVSHLQIHNSEYVKNEEIQFTVNNADEIIQSLDTLEGLAAWAQRTKIIAMANTPWANTGIMINGVNPEKEKEITEIYKTLVEGGGNYLDGQNSGEILISDKTAELLKLKQFIITDTLMATLREANLPDDILERLEPLREERFRSEKEFRDALREAFDQKELDRYGLLITEEALDYRLRSKIQITLSDLQGNPIQGIFRVCGIYKTNNTGFDQTNVFVNAGDLARLYGGGEILTHEIAVLLDDIEDVNRAKESLAAITGENTVRTWKELAPDAALMSDFMVIYYVIFIGIIMLALAFGIINTMLMSILERTKELGMLMAIGMNRKRVFQMISLETLFLTSVGALAGILLGWAMIGILGNTGIHFGGWGEGFEAIGFAAKVYPVITPQFFAFIVIMVILTALISSIWPARKALKLNPVEALRTE; from the coding sequence ATGATAGGATCGATAGCCTGGAAAAACGTTTGGCGCAACAAAAAAAGAAGCCTGGTTGTTATCATCGCCGTAACCCTTGGCATCATTGCCGGGGTACTGCTGATTGGTATTGTTGAAGGCTGGGGCAGGCAGCGCCTTCAGGGAGCTGTTTACAATGAAGTATCGCATCTTCAGATACACAACAGTGAATACGTAAAAAACGAAGAGATACAGTTTACCGTTAACAATGCTGATGAGATCATTCAAAGTTTAGATACCCTTGAAGGCCTTGCGGCCTGGGCCCAAAGAACGAAGATCATTGCCATGGCCAATACCCCCTGGGCCAATACCGGGATCATGATCAACGGGGTAAATCCAGAAAAAGAGAAAGAGATCACAGAGATCTACAAGACCCTTGTCGAGGGTGGCGGAAACTATCTGGATGGCCAAAATTCCGGTGAAATCCTGATCAGCGACAAAACAGCCGAATTGCTTAAACTCAAGCAGTTTATCATTACCGACACCTTAATGGCCACCTTGCGTGAAGCAAACCTCCCCGATGATATCCTGGAAAGATTGGAGCCCCTCAGGGAGGAGCGATTCCGGTCAGAAAAAGAGTTCAGGGATGCCCTGCGTGAGGCCTTCGATCAGAAGGAGCTGGACCGTTATGGCCTGCTAATCACGGAGGAGGCGCTTGACTACCGGCTCAGGAGCAAAATTCAGATCACCCTTTCAGACTTGCAGGGTAATCCGATCCAGGGGATTTTTCGGGTTTGTGGCATCTATAAGACCAACAACACAGGCTTTGACCAAACCAATGTATTTGTGAATGCCGGAGACCTGGCCAGGCTTTATGGGGGAGGTGAAATCCTTACCCATGAAATTGCAGTTTTGCTGGATGACATTGAGGATGTGAACCGGGCAAAGGAATCCCTGGCTGCCATTACGGGCGAAAACACCGTAAGGACCTGGAAGGAGCTGGCGCCAGATGCAGCACTGATGAGCGATTTCATGGTGATCTATTATGTCATTTTCATCGGCATCATCATGCTGGCCCTGGCCTTTGGAATCATCAACACCATGCTGATGTCGATCCTTGAAAGGACCAAAGAGCTGGGGATGCTGATGGCAATCGGGATGAACCGCAAACGGGTCTTTCAAATGATTTCGCTTGAAACCCTGTTTCTGACTTCGGTAGGAGCCCTGGCAGGCATCCTGCTGGGCTGGGCAATGATTGGCATCCTGGGAAATACCGGGATTCATTTCGGAGGCTGGGGCGAGGGTTTTGAGGCCATTGGATTTGCAGCAAAAGTTTATCCGGTCATTACCCCCCAATTCTTTGCCTTTATTGTGATCATGGTGATCCTCACGGCCCTGATTTCTTCGATCTGGCCTGCCCGCAAGGCATTGAAGTTAAATCCGGTAGAAGCACTAAGAACAGAATAA